GAACATCGCAAGCCGTTTCGTCGGTTTCGGGGCCTGAGCGCCCCCCAGAGGAGGTTGACGCGTCATGGCGAAGGAGAAGTTCGAGCGTACCAAGCCGCACGTGAACGTGGGGACGATTGGCCACGTGGATCACGGCAAGACGACGCTGACGGCGGCGATCACG
This genomic interval from bacterium contains the following:
- a CDS encoding elongation factor Tu, which translates into the protein MAKEKFERTKPHVNVGTIGHVDHGKTTLTAAIT